From Desulfobulbaceae bacterium DB1, the proteins below share one genomic window:
- a CDS encoding signal peptidase I: MEHILSLPKKKSVIREYAEAIIIALVLALFIRTFVVQAFKIPSGSMIPTLLIGDHILVNKFSYGIKNPFTGEAWVPFNTPERLDVVVFKYPENPAQDFIKRVIGVSGDRVEIKNKKVFVNGSEIQVKNAVNLDPNIYSGSIPPRDNYGPVTVPPNSLFVMGDNRDNSHDSRFWGFVDLKAVKGKAFMLYWSWNKENFSVRWRRIGDIIH; the protein is encoded by the coding sequence ATGGAGCACATCTTGTCACTTCCCAAGAAAAAATCCGTAATTCGCGAGTATGCAGAAGCAATTATCATTGCCCTGGTTTTAGCCCTTTTTATTCGCACATTTGTCGTGCAGGCATTTAAAATCCCTTCCGGCTCCATGATTCCCACCCTGCTGATCGGCGACCATATCCTGGTCAACAAATTTAGCTACGGCATCAAGAACCCCTTCACCGGCGAGGCATGGGTTCCATTCAACACTCCGGAAAGACTTGACGTGGTCGTCTTCAAATATCCGGAAAACCCTGCGCAGGATTTCATCAAACGGGTAATCGGCGTTTCCGGTGACCGGGTCGAGATAAAAAACAAAAAGGTGTTTGTCAACGGCTCGGAAATTCAGGTAAAAAACGCCGTCAACCTGGATCCGAATATCTATTCAGGCTCCATCCCGCCCCGGGATAATTATGGTCCGGTTACTGTTCCACCAAACTCTCTTTTTGTCATGGGAGACAACCGGGACAACAGTCATGACAGTCGCTTCTGGGGATTCGTCGACCTGAAAGCAGTCAAGGGAAAGGCTTTCATGTTGTATTGGTCCTGGAACAAGGAAAATTTTTCTGTACGATGGCGCCGAATAGGTGATATTATTCATTGA
- a CDS encoding dihydroorotase, translated as MNTPQLLLQNGRIIDPQNNIDETGDLLIQDGKISQIGKTGSFPCPQGTKTVDLAGKWLLPGLIDIHVHLREPGEEYKETVASGTKAAAAGGFTAVACMPNTKPVNDGQAVTSLILTKAAQEGSARVYPVGAISKNSQGTELAEFGELKRAGAVAVSDDGRPVANSQLMRRALEYSGNHNLLVISHAEEMSLSTSGVMNEGALSTRLGLRGIPRVAEEIMIYRDLALAEYVNRPIHIAHISTRESVELIRRAKAKGCKVTAETAPHYFTLTEEAIGKYDTRAKMNPPLRTADDMAAIIDGLADGTIDAIATDHAPHSDMEKDVEFDQAANGIIGLETAVPLTLALVRKNLLTPARMVELLSTGPARILGVAGGALSLGSAADITVVDPDRKFVYTKEQIVSKSSNSPFLNWELTGKAVLTLVEGRITYNDLV; from the coding sequence ATGAATACTCCGCAGCTGCTCCTGCAGAATGGACGCATCATTGACCCGCAAAACAACATTGATGAAACGGGCGATCTGCTTATCCAGGACGGGAAAATCAGCCAAATCGGCAAGACAGGCTCGTTTCCCTGCCCGCAAGGGACGAAAACCGTTGATCTCGCGGGAAAATGGCTTCTCCCCGGGCTGATCGACATCCATGTTCATCTGCGTGAGCCGGGAGAAGAATACAAGGAGACTGTCGCCAGCGGCACGAAAGCCGCGGCAGCCGGCGGATTCACAGCTGTTGCCTGCATGCCGAACACCAAACCGGTTAATGACGGACAAGCCGTTACTTCCCTCATTCTCACCAAAGCCGCGCAGGAGGGATCCGCCCGGGTTTATCCGGTGGGCGCCATCAGCAAAAACAGCCAGGGGACTGAACTTGCGGAATTCGGGGAACTGAAAAGAGCGGGCGCCGTTGCGGTTTCCGACGATGGTCGGCCGGTGGCCAACAGTCAGCTGATGCGACGCGCCCTGGAGTACAGCGGCAACCACAACCTGCTCGTCATTTCCCACGCCGAAGAAATGAGCTTAAGCACAAGCGGCGTGATGAACGAAGGCGCGCTGTCCACCAGGCTCGGCCTGCGCGGCATTCCCCGGGTGGCTGAAGAGATCATGATTTACCGCGATTTGGCCCTTGCCGAATATGTCAACCGGCCCATTCACATTGCGCACATCAGCACCCGGGAGTCCGTTGAGCTGATCCGTCGCGCCAAGGCAAAAGGTTGCAAAGTTACAGCCGAAACCGCGCCCCATTACTTTACCCTCACCGAAGAGGCCATCGGCAAATACGACACCCGTGCAAAGATGAATCCGCCCCTGCGGACAGCGGACGACATGGCGGCAATTATCGATGGCCTGGCAGACGGCACCATTGACGCCATTGCCACCGACCACGCGCCGCACAGCGATATGGAAAAAGATGTGGAATTTGACCAGGCAGCCAACGGAATCATCGGCCTGGAAACCGCCGTTCCCCTGACCCTGGCCCTGGTGAGAAAAAATCTGCTGACTCCGGCCCGCATGGTGGAACTTCTATCTACCGGGCCGGCGCGCATTCTCGGCGTCGCCGGCGGAGCACTTTCGCTGGGAAGCGCGGCCGATATTACCGTTGTCGATCCGGACAGGAAGTTTGTTTACACAAAGGAACAGATTGTTTCGAAAAGCAGCAATTCACCTTTCCTGAACTGGGAATTGACCGGCAAGGCGGTCCTGACGCTGGTGGAGGGACGGATCACTTACAACGATCTGGTGTGA
- a CDS encoding flagellar biosynthesis protein FlgC, with amino-acid sequence MISGIHSSLSALHAFAKKQESIADNTANVNTDGFKKTRVTIDSQANGAVTPEVARITTPGPMVYEQGQDGYGLVEKSNVEISEEIPQAMLNRRFYQANIKSVQIADEMLGSLLDIKG; translated from the coding sequence ATGATTTCCGGAATCCACTCATCCCTTTCCGCTCTGCACGCATTTGCAAAAAAACAGGAATCAATTGCCGATAATACAGCCAACGTCAATACGGACGGCTTTAAAAAGACGCGGGTGACCATCGACAGCCAGGCAAATGGCGCGGTGACGCCCGAGGTCGCAAGAATAACCACTCCGGGGCCGATGGTATATGAACAGGGGCAGGATGGTTATGGATTGGTGGAAAAATCAAACGTGGAGATCAGCGAGGAGATTCCGCAGGCCATGTTGAACCGACGGTTTTATCAGGCGAACATAAAATCCGTTCAAATCGCCGATGAGATGCTGGGAAGCCTGCTTGATATCAAGGGGTGA
- a CDS encoding aspartate carbamoyltransferase has product MESEYRFQHKHILGIEELSAGDINFILTAAESFKEISQRSIKKVPTLRGKTVIHLFFEPSTRTRLSFEIAAKRMSADTFNISASTSSAKKGETLIDTAKNLSSMKPDIIVIRHSSSGSAHMLAQHIGASVINAGDGTHEHPSQALLDMMTVRHHKKKIEGLKIAIIGDISHSRVAHSNIIGFTKMGADVYVSGPATLIPPGVEQMGATVCPAIEDAVRDADVVMALRIQQERQLDPLIPSLREYASFFGINKTLLQLAKKDAVIMHPGPINRGVEMTFDVADGEQSVIMDQVTNGVAVRMALLYLIMGGDER; this is encoded by the coding sequence ATGGAATCCGAATACCGCTTTCAGCATAAACACATACTGGGAATAGAAGAACTTTCCGCCGGAGATATCAATTTTATCCTGACCGCGGCGGAATCGTTCAAGGAAATCTCTCAGCGATCCATCAAAAAAGTCCCCACCCTGCGCGGCAAAACGGTTATCCACCTTTTTTTCGAGCCAAGCACGCGCACCAGGCTTTCCTTTGAAATCGCGGCAAAACGAATGAGTGCCGATACCTTTAACATCTCGGCCTCAACCAGCAGTGCCAAAAAAGGGGAGACCCTGATCGATACCGCGAAAAATCTTTCCTCAATGAAACCCGATATCATCGTCATCCGCCATTCAAGTTCCGGCTCCGCCCACATGCTGGCACAACATATCGGGGCCTCGGTCATCAATGCCGGCGACGGAACCCACGAGCATCCCAGCCAGGCCCTGCTTGACATGATGACCGTCCGGCACCACAAAAAGAAAATAGAAGGATTGAAAATTGCGATTATCGGCGATATCAGCCACAGCCGGGTTGCCCATTCCAATATTATCGGCTTCACCAAAATGGGGGCTGACGTGTATGTCAGCGGTCCCGCGACCCTGATTCCGCCCGGAGTCGAGCAGATGGGCGCGACCGTATGCCCGGCAATCGAAGATGCCGTTCGTGATGCCGATGTGGTCATGGCCCTGCGTATTCAGCAGGAACGTCAACTTGACCCACTCATTCCCTCACTGCGGGAATATGCCTCTTTTTTCGGCATCAACAAAACCCTTTTACAACTGGCTAAAAAAGATGCCGTCATCATGCACCCCGGTCCCATCAACCGCGGGGTGGAAATGACCTTTGACGTGGCTGACGGCGAGCAGTCGGTCATCATGGACCAGGTCACCAACGGGGTTGCGGTGCGCATGGCATTACTCTATCTGATCATGGGAGGCGATGAGAGATGA